In the genome of Brachypodium distachyon strain Bd21 chromosome 3, Brachypodium_distachyon_v3.0, whole genome shotgun sequence, the window AGAACCAAACGGAGTGGAATTTATATTAGGTATAgctaattattattattttaaaaaaattgttcaatATATTTTGTCTTTATTTTCATGATTTTCACGATATTTTGAACGCCGGTCTAGCTAAAATGCATGGAGTTTGCTAAATAGGTATGTCTCAATATTCTTTGAAGAAGTTTTATGAGTCTAGAGGGCTGCAACTCACTTCCTCACCCTCTTCTCTGCACCTTCAACTCTTCACATGAGACGTGGCGAGGTAGCCTACCACAACAACCTTCTACTAATTTCCAATATCCATGTCACTCCAGCCTCCTCTCCTACCATCTCTTGTTAAAAAGTCATCTCTCCTTGCTAGTGGGGGTTGAGAGCGGTGAAAATGAACATCCTGTGCTAGACACAGAGCCACATGACGATAGCAACATTGCACCTAGGCACATGCGAGTTGTGGAATGtgttttttccccttttggtcGCAAAAGATTTATGTTTGTGTccatgaatttttttgtttaagGCCACGGTGCATCTTTGATCAGCTCATTTGCAACACATACCACGATGCCTACTCAAAACGTCAATGTGTCATATTTCCCATGACCCAACAGTTGTTTACCCCATTATAGCCGTCTGTTGTTACATATTTCCCCGCGAGTTCATAAACAAGTTGATCTGACCCAGTGGGTCCGGAAGTGGTATTGCACGGCCCATACCCACTAGCCCACATACCCGACCATACCATGTGTGGTCCGTAGtttcatgtatatatataggagAAACCCTAGAGTCCAGCCGTGCTCACTAGTTCCTCCCACCCCGCCGCACCCCCCACCCTGAGGCCGCAATTTCCCCCATCTTCCAAACCCTAGCCTCTCATTCCGCCGGTCATCAACCTTTCCCCTCCGCCCTCTAGCCTCTCCTGTCCCCTACTTCATTTGTCGTCTCAATGTCTCGGTGCGATGTCGCGACCAACGGCTGCGCCGGTGCATCCAAGCGGCATGGAGATGTACTCCGACGAGACGACCTATATCTGCCCCGCAGGCGAGGAGCATAAGGAGGAGAACAGAGAACTTGATGTCCCGTAGGCGAGGAGCACAAGGAGGAGAACAGAGAACTTGATGTTGATGTTGACATGGGTAGAGGACCTGTGCTGCAGGCCGATGGCAACGTGCACGAGGTGGGGCTGGTTCTCCGGCACCCTTCGATATTTCCACCATCTGCCTTCGACCTGCTCAAGTGCTCCTCCTTCTGCTCCTCGCTTATGATGCAGATACAGATCAAGATCGACCCGTTGGAGGCAGATGGATGAGACCGATGGCCCGTGGGTCATGCATACCCGAGCCGTGGTGCCAGGTGTGGATATTTTTCCTCTAATATACTCTAGCGTTGTTATGTTGGAAATTTTCTGGAACTTGCTATTTAAGTCGTAGATCTAGGATTTTGCAAATGCCCATTTACACATATGTAAGCTTAAAGTAGCCTAAGACTGACCAGCTTTGAAGATTAGCACTACATCTGCCACATTTGTTCATTTAACAAAAACTAATCAGACCGTCGTTCTCGAAACGAAACAAATCACCTCCACTCAAACATACGGCGTGCTCCACTCGAACATTAAAAAAACCGCCCTGAcccagaaaagaaagaacaagacGGTACTCCAGCTGTGTAGCTGATCGCTACGGCGCTGCTTGTCAAGGGGTCCCACAGATTAAAACCAAACCTCGCTGACAAGATGGGCCTACACATACACCCAACGGGGCCAGACTTTTCCCCTCCCGCAAGAACATCTCCACACGATAAAACCCGAGATGCTTTCCATTTTTCCCAAACTCTCCAAGCAATTTCCATTTCCGCCGCTCCTCCCTCCCCAGTACGCACCAAGCAGCCGGCGAGTACTCCTGCAGCATCGCCTCCTCCCTGTCCTCCTCATGGCTGACCCGTCCAACTCCTCCCCCACGGTGGCTGCCACCGGCGACTCCCTCCTCGCGCCGGCCGCGGACGCGCCGGATGCGGTCCTCCCCGTCGCGGCCCCCGATCTAGACAAGGAGTTCGGCTTCCAGCGCCCGGAGCTCGGGAAGGAGAAGCTGGCCGGGACCGTGGGCTTCCACGAGCGCCACGTCTTCCTCTGCTTCAAGGGCCCCGAGGAGTGGCCGTCCCATGTCGAGGCCACCCAGTCCGACAGCCTCCCaggcctcctcgccgccgctctcaAGGCCCGCAAGCCCAACTTGAAGAAGAGCGTGAGCATCtcttccgcctcctcccccccccccccccttctctTCGGCTTGTTGATTGGTTGATTTGGCGTTCTGATGTAGTATTGGTATGCTTCCCTGCTTCTAGTGTTGTAGTGTCTTATTTTGCTTTGGTTAGTCGAAGTGCGAGTGGGAACTGCTTGCTGGTGTCTCTGATCTCAGGATTTAGCTGGTGAATAGTTTTCGATTAGATTGAGTTGATATGTGATGGTGTGCGATTTGTTCGTGCAGGAGATCGCGGCTTAGTTCCGAACTGCTTTATGCCAGTTATTGTTTCTGATTTGTCCAGTAGAAGCTCGATTATTAGCGTAAGCCGTGGTGTCGATATGGTCTACTGTTTCATGCCAGTCAGTTATGTTTGCTGGTTGATATCCGTACACTTCCAATTTTCACATTCTGTTTTGGTCCATGTTTCACTGAATATCTGATCGCCTGGTGCTGTCCTTTGAGGTTATAGTTGTTTCAATTGGACGTGTAAATTGTGCTTTGGGAATTTGGATGTCTCAGGAATCCACGAGTCTAGTTTTCGTGGTGATTTGGTGTATATGTTTCGGATGTGTTTGTTATGGATTGGTTAATTGGATCCTTGCCTAGAATTTTTTGACTCGCTCCATCCCTTTTTCTGAATTCTCGTTGCTTTCATATTGGATTTTCTTCACGAATTTGTGTATCCAACTCCATTTCTATTAAAACTTGTAGGTTCCTTGACTCGCTTTAACAGATTCATATTGTTTTCAGGTCCATCTGGATCTTATTACTTATGTTGTTTAAATCCACGTGCTGTACTTCTGAATTGTCTGCTTATATTCCAAATATCCTGTGACTCTTATCTTCGAGGACCTACATTTATTCGTTCACAATATGAATGGGCATTGTATTTTAGATCCAAGTTAGGCTGTATTTGTTACTGGTTAGATGGTTTTTCATAATTTGATTATTGCATCATTTGCTATGTCGCCTGCTTAAGAATCTATGTTGGTTAGAGTTCGTTATGCACCTTTGAATTCGTATGATTGTCTGTGTGGTCAATGTTTCTCTTCCCCTAGGAGCTTACTCTTCAACATAGTGCAACAAGATAATATGGATGAAGTTGATATGATACATGGAGTTGATGTCAATGGGCATTGATCATGTGATATATGAAATCAATGTTAAAAGGAAAGGCAAAAGTATATGATCTAGGAATCTAGGGCGATATTATTCAGTACTATTATGAACTTCTCTAAGCTAGATTCTGCCATATGCTATGTCCATATTTTCATAACTTCACTCCTAAGAAGGTTCCAAGTTATGTATGTATTCTTTGGTTGGTGTTACCTTTTTTTCTAGAGTATTTTGGAAGTtccctattttttttgtttattctgAGTCCATTTTCGTGTCCTTCGGATTAGCTTTGAGATATGTGTGTGTGGGCACGTGTACCCTATAATTAGATTAATGGAGAAGAATTTCCATATTTAAATATAATTTTAATGCTAATCAGTggtctattttatttttctcagaCCAAACTGACCATCtgtgaaggagaagaaggcacCGAATCAACTCTTGGAGACGTCTTGATCTTTCCTGATATGATCAGATATAGGTACCTGCAAGCCTGTAGGCAAATAAACATAGAGTCTTTCCCTTTCTGCTTTGAATAGTCAAATACATAAGTGAATTGATTGTTTTCCTTAATACGTGATATAATGTTTGCAGAGGGCTGACCCACTCTGATGTCGACAACTTTGTTGAAGAAGTACTCGTGAAAGATGTTGAATGGGGTCCTGGATCTCCTGAGGCTATAAAAGGTTCCTATGTTTTTGTGTGCTGTCATGGAAGCAGGGATAAAAGGTGTGGTGTTTGTGGACCAGTTTTGATTAAAAGGTTCAAGGAAGATATAGAAGGACAAGGTCTTGATGGTCAGGTGGCTGTTAGTGCATGCTCGCATGTCGGAGGCCATAAGTATGCAGGAAATGTCATCATATTCAGTTCAGATGCCAAGGGAGAAGTGACTGGTCACTGGTAAGAATCAGGCACTATAATAAAATTCTAATTCTTATGCACCAGTTAACTTAATACCTTCTTGTGGACCTCtcaattttaatttcttttgtaaTTCCAGGTATGGTTATGTTGCTCCTGATGATGTGCCAGTGTTGCTGAATAAGCATATTGGACAGGGAGAGATCGTAGATCATCTATGGAGGTATGCTTCCTTCTCTAATTGTTCCATGTGTTGATTTTGACTGAAGAAGTTATTTAGTTGTACCTGTCATTTGTATCCATGTTGCGTAGTGTCACTGAGGACAATTGACATTTTCAATTCTGcatctttttttctattgCTACTGTATCTGGGCACTGACATGCTTATGCAAACGTATGTTGTAGATTCTATAATTAAATAGTCTGATAACACCATAAAATCTGGATGGTGCATGTTCTAGTTTTAATTGTACGTGCACTGTTAATCTTGGTCAAATGATTTGGTTACTACAAGTACAAGTACCGTTCAACTGTTCATAACCGTTGGTAAACTTTGATATATCTTGTGTTAACTCCTTATCTTTCCATTTTATCTTAGTTCAGGAATATGTGGTGGAGGAAATTGATGTCAGTTTAACTGAAATAACtatgatttatttttcatgAATTGTATTGAAACCCTTAATTGTTTGAATTATTCTGCTCCTGTGAGGCCATTGGTGCTGCATTTGCAAATGTCCTCATTTGTATACTCCTTTTGCAATGGCTTTAGAAATTTAAGAATCGCCTTTCTGTGGTTAATGTTGTATAAAACACTGATATGTCTTTCATGTCCAATGATCATTTGGCTTGTTTTTGTTCATTCATAGCTGAGTACCTCTCTTTAAACTGGGTTCTTACATGTGCTATCCTGTCGTGCAGGGGTCAGTTGGGTTTGTCTGAAGAACAGCAGAAGGAAGCTCTGGAGCTTAGGCACATGACTAATGGCGTGACTGAGGAAGAATCACGTGCCAAAGAGTCCCCTGAAGCAAATGGAACTGCCGGTGCTGCCTGCAACCCTGCAGCTGGAGTTGGATGCTGCCAGGGCAACGGAAGCTTTACCTGCTGCCAAAGTGATGTTCCAGAGGAAAAACAGGACAAAGGCATTCCAGATGAGCAGAACCACAAGAGCGCTAAGGCAGAGAATGACAAAGAAAGCGTTGCCGGAAGCAAGAAGGGGCACATGAAGATTTGCCAGATGCCGAGCTGGTTGGAGACCTGGGAGAGGGCTGACACCTATGCCACTCTTGGCGTTGTTGCAGCAGCTGCATCGGTGTTCATCGCTTTCAGGTTCTACAAGAGCATGAACTGAAGTCCACCAAGGAATCCTTAAAACAAGACCAGGTTTTGTGCACCAAGGACAGTCTACCTTTGTAAAACAGTCTGATTTGAGAATAATACAGCACCTGTGCATAGTAATGCAATGGTTAGAACTTTAAAAGTAGCTGATCTGGAGACGACGATGAAAATCTGTTATGCTTAATGTGCTCGTTGAAACTCCTGAGTTCGTGGTTTTCCATGCCTTGGATGTTTGTATCCGTTTGTAAGGCGATGACCCTGGTGTTCTGCATGACGATGTTAtgcttgtttggttggaaTTGGGATGGTCTGGAGCATGTGGCGTTTAAAGAAATTGTGCATCTCTGGTATGTGCATATTGCAAGCACAAATTCCTTTGGGATGAGAAGCTTGTTTTCTCCTAAATAGTAGTAGTATGTGATATCGCTCTTAGGATTGTCGTAAGTTGGATTTGCCTATTCTTGATTGTTGTTTCGACAGATTTAGGTTGTTTCGACTGTGTAATGTTCTTTCTGCGGTTAGTATGCGAGGAGTAACCATACCATGGGAAaggtgtaaaaaaaaaaactttaccAGTGGAAAATAGTCAGAAACATGCAATGCCACGAAGCCAGTTAGCCAGTGCATTATCATCTTTTTTCTAGCAAATTGTCTCGTAAAAACTATACGCAGTAATTTATGTGCCTGTTCAACAAgcaaatttttcttttttccaatcGTCTCGTAAAAATATGCGCAGTAATTCTACGCCCCTATTCAAATGACAACACGCAATTTTTCACGGAGTAGCTCTACTCTTATGAGCGGTAGTTGCTGCCAAAATTCTGTTCACAAGATGACGGTCGAGATGCAACGAGACATCACACAAACATGACTAATCTTCACTCGTATAAATAGTCAATTGGTGGGTGATGTTATAAAAGTAAGTCAACTGGTGGGTAGTCCGTCACGTTTAAGCTCCTCCTGTAAGAACTATTCGTCTTCTTACGCAACGGTGATGTCTGTTCGCCAAGCAAATGCCATTAATATGCAATACTGGTCTTCTCCGTAGCAACAGCAGGTCAAACATTAAACAGGAACAGAAACCAAATAATACAATAATCAGATTACACAATCGCTTCCCGCGTGCAACAAAATTTTGCTTCATCAAACTCGCTAAGGAGGCCAAAATTGAGTGTGGTGTCGTTCGTTTTACATTCTGAACATGGATATCAATGGATTTTCTCTAAGGCTAGTTGGATTCCTTGAAACCATAATTTTCATACCTTCGTCCTCTTCACAGACTTTTGTTTTGCTTCCCTGTTTATAAAACAGCCAATGTTAGACAAGAAAACAATAGAGCAATGACGTAAAGAAAGCCGAAG includes:
- the LOC100829399 gene encoding uncharacterized protein LOC100829399, whose translation is MLSIFPKLSKQFPFPPLLPPQYAPSSRRVLLQHRLLPVLLMADPSNSSPTVAATGDSLLAPAADAPDAVLPVAAPDLDKEFGFQRPELGKEKLAGTVGFHERHVFLCFKGPEEWPSHVEATQSDSLPGLLAAALKARKPNLKKSTKLTICEGEEGTESTLGDVLIFPDMIRYRGLTHSDVDNFVEEVLVKDVEWGPGSPEAIKGSYVFVCCHGSRDKRCGVCGPVLIKRFKEDIEGQGLDGQVAVSACSHVGGHKYAGNVIIFSSDAKGEVTGHWYGYVAPDDVPVLLNKHIGQGEIVDHLWRGQLGLSEEQQKEALELRHMTNGVTEEESRAKESPEANGTAGAACNPAAGVGCCQGNGSFTCCQSDVPEEKQDKGIPDEQNHKSAKAENDKESVAGSKKGHMKICQMPSWLETWERADTYATLGVVAAAASVFIAFRFYKSMN